The Halogranum gelatinilyticum genome contains a region encoding:
- a CDS encoding hemolysin family protein — protein sequence MVQVVDASTLVGAGAVVVLLVCSAFFSGSEIAIFSLERHRLNALFQRGPEKLVAPLRRLREDPHRLLVTILVGNTIVNIAMASIATAVLARLFNPTTGAVVSTVLMSGLVLVFGEISPKSYGVANSESLALRVARPLELIQKALYPIVGFFDIVSRGINRVTGGGQDIERPYVTREEIESLLTTGERVGAIDEAERDMVQGVFDLSSTTAREVMVPRVNVVGVDVDTPLDEVIEICSANRMTRLPVYEKALDRMLGIADIRDVERAAREGLDLRDVLLPTLQVPESREIDSLLTEMQEKRVPMVIVLDEFGEMEGIITIEDILEEIVGEIFEVGEERLIRPTSDGLLVKGEVTVGEINDFLDVGLPREGDFETVAGLINTKLGRIGDVGDTVEVAGVSLTVDGAEGNRISRVRVKRLPEEDVPGTGSE from the coding sequence ATGGTACAGGTCGTTGACGCGTCGACACTCGTCGGCGCGGGAGCTGTCGTCGTCTTACTCGTGTGCAGTGCCTTCTTCTCGGGGAGCGAGATCGCCATCTTCTCGCTGGAACGCCACCGGCTGAACGCGCTGTTCCAGCGTGGCCCGGAGAAACTCGTCGCCCCGCTGCGTCGCCTCCGCGAGGACCCCCACCGGCTGCTCGTGACCATCCTCGTCGGTAACACCATCGTCAACATCGCGATGGCCTCTATCGCCACCGCGGTCCTCGCCCGACTGTTCAACCCGACGACGGGCGCGGTCGTCTCCACCGTCTTGATGAGCGGACTCGTCCTCGTCTTCGGCGAAATCTCGCCGAAGTCCTACGGGGTCGCCAACAGCGAGTCCCTGGCACTGCGAGTCGCTCGCCCGCTCGAACTTATCCAGAAAGCACTCTATCCCATCGTGGGCTTCTTCGACATCGTCTCCCGTGGCATCAACCGCGTCACCGGCGGCGGCCAGGACATCGAGCGACCCTACGTCACCCGCGAGGAGATCGAGTCGCTCCTGACGACGGGCGAGCGCGTCGGTGCCATCGACGAGGCCGAGCGCGACATGGTCCAGGGCGTCTTCGACCTCAGTTCGACCACCGCCCGCGAGGTGATGGTGCCCCGCGTCAACGTCGTCGGCGTCGACGTCGACACCCCGCTCGACGAGGTCATCGAAATCTGCTCGGCCAACCGCATGACGCGCCTCCCGGTCTACGAGAAGGCTCTCGACCGGATGCTCGGCATCGCCGACATCCGCGACGTCGAGCGCGCCGCCCGCGAGGGATTGGACCTCCGCGACGTGCTCCTGCCGACGCTCCAGGTGCCCGAGAGCCGCGAGATCGACAGCCTGCTCACCGAGATGCAGGAGAAACGCGTCCCGATGGTCATCGTCCTCGACGAGTTCGGCGAGATGGAGGGCATCATCACCATCGAGGACATCCTCGAAGAGATCGTCGGCGAGATATTCGAAGTCGGCGAGGAACGGCTCATCCGCCCGACGTCCGACGGCCTGCTCGTCAAGGGCGAGGTGACCGTCGGCGAAATCAACGACTTCCTCGACGTCGGTCTGCCCCGTGAGGGCGACTTCGAGACGGTCGCGGGACTCATCAACACCAAGTTGGGCCGCATCGGCGACGTGGGCGACACCGTCGAAGTCGCGGGCGTCTCGCTCACGGTCGACGGCGCCGAGGGCAACCGTATCAGCCGCGTCCGGGTGAAGCGGCTGCCCGAAGAAGACGTGCCGGGCACGGGCAGCGAGTAA
- a CDS encoding DUF6663 family protein, which translates to MELTTSGRFRVLDSPRERPELLLIDLESLDPTYVRTDGYDSVLDDIVAGLRPGFVVEATLAWTEEGTPRFSSLSVDERTRIEFVDDVTGLFEAARETWQNAEADNEGMNSRVTYDTDGAANGVLYVFAEQPGARDIFEEFKSGVLPLEPLIDRVNENRDDDDQREVFVMRPADDPFVVVYIVFAADGMLANTVRDTYDCPRE; encoded by the coding sequence ATGGAACTGACGACGAGCGGCCGGTTCCGCGTCCTCGACAGCCCTCGCGAGCGACCGGAACTCCTCCTCATCGACCTCGAGAGCCTCGACCCGACGTACGTCCGGACCGACGGCTACGACAGTGTTCTCGATGACATCGTCGCCGGACTGCGCCCCGGTTTCGTCGTCGAGGCGACCTTGGCGTGGACCGAGGAGGGAACCCCACGGTTCTCGTCGCTCTCGGTCGACGAGCGCACGCGAATCGAGTTCGTCGACGACGTGACGGGGCTGTTCGAGGCCGCCCGCGAGACGTGGCAGAACGCCGAGGCCGACAACGAGGGCATGAACTCCCGCGTGACGTACGACACCGACGGCGCGGCCAACGGCGTCCTCTACGTCTTCGCCGAACAGCCCGGCGCGCGCGACATCTTCGAGGAGTTCAAGAGCGGCGTCCTGCCGCTGGAGCCGCTCATCGACCGGGTAAACGAGAACAGAGACGACGACGACCAACGCGAGGTGTTCGTGATGCGCCCCGCCGACGACCCGTTCGTCGTGGTCTACATCGTCTTCGCCGCCGACGGGATGCTGGCGAACACCGTCCGCGACACGTACGACTGCCCGCGGGAGTGA
- a CDS encoding DUF7344 domain-containing protein has protein sequence MSLQTEQRAAGEGAADAESDGSGDEELSTDELFHILSNRRRRYVLHYLFQRDEPVELRELSAQLTAWENDVELQGVTHKMRRSVYNSLQQTHLPRMAKSGIISFDDRSGTVELTSRAVDFDIYVDIVPGREIPWSVYYLILGAFWLSVLLATQLLPVAPFTTFDQVTWSLFMAVSFTVSGAVHVYVSRKRRLGSSGKPPELRVEE, from the coding sequence ATGTCTCTCCAAACAGAACAACGGGCGGCGGGGGAGGGGGCGGCGGATGCGGAGAGTGACGGTTCGGGGGACGAGGAGCTCTCGACTGACGAGCTGTTTCACATCCTGAGTAACCGGCGACGGCGGTACGTGCTGCACTACCTCTTTCAGCGCGACGAACCGGTCGAGCTGCGGGAGCTTTCGGCACAGCTGACGGCCTGGGAGAACGACGTGGAGCTACAGGGCGTCACCCACAAGATGCGCCGCAGCGTCTACAACTCGCTGCAACAGACGCATCTCCCGCGGATGGCGAAGTCGGGCATCATCTCCTTCGACGACCGGAGCGGGACGGTCGAGTTGACCTCGCGGGCGGTCGACTTCGACATCTACGTCGACATCGTTCCCGGCCGCGAGATCCCCTGGAGCGTCTACTACCTCATCCTCGGGGCGTTCTGGCTGTCGGTGCTCCTCGCGACGCAGTTGCTGCCCGTGGCTCCCTTCACGACCTTCGACCAGGTCACCTGGTCGCTGTTCATGGCGGTGAGCTTCACCGTCTCGGGGGCAGTCCACGTCTACGTCAGCCGGAAGCGCCGACTGGGAAGCAGCGGGAAGCCGCCGGAGCTGCGCGTCGAGGAGTGA
- a CDS encoding P-type ATPase: MTGDVRRRTEGGAFETVAADELRSGDVVSVGVGERLPVDGIVHSGIAVVSSGDTERETDTGDRLPAGTVVVAGALLVEVRPRRALVAWFFGGVAALAAALAAAVVPFVTRRNVLVVLVAVVVLAGTGIGFVGTLFGDSNVAAPSDGPTQQSAGGGLDVVTSPSSTPEPPGGTTSQSTTDGSDPPTDDPTDPSADDPTGTNARTTTPMPDDPVTLTVDAVVADPVSVQSAMGTVGRVDGSLDGDLRWTGSVDTVTVEVHTWSEADGWALARARTVAADSSTLTLAEAFGTTDLVYLDATRSAVYDNSLDGTEATHTSFVSVRAVASRGDTAVAQAQQTVSYRLVVENTRRSTGGGGDPTPPTPTPSTSTPTTTPSTSTPSTPTATPTATPSEPPAVRLTLVSGAPTDLFTGDGLAPGAQRRSSIVVRNDGSDAGVLSLSNLSVRSDENGRTDPERAVDITGDDPGVGEGELADAATVRVYAVRDSGQRLFAVGDVATFVPASSLDGVAELDFGSVGAGETVEIRVEYRIDTSVGNEIQTDSVEADFEIRLRQATPSLADALFS; the protein is encoded by the coding sequence GTGACCGGCGACGTCCGTCGCCGCACGGAGGGGGGCGCGTTCGAGACCGTCGCCGCCGACGAACTCCGCTCGGGCGACGTCGTCTCGGTCGGTGTCGGCGAGCGACTTCCGGTCGATGGCATCGTCCACAGCGGCATCGCCGTCGTCAGCAGCGGTGACACCGAACGGGAGACCGACACGGGTGACCGCCTCCCGGCAGGAACCGTCGTCGTCGCGGGTGCCCTCTTGGTCGAAGTCCGCCCCCGTCGCGCGCTCGTCGCGTGGTTCTTCGGTGGCGTCGCGGCCCTCGCTGCCGCTCTCGCCGCGGCCGTCGTGCCGTTCGTGACCCGCCGGAACGTCCTCGTGGTGCTCGTCGCCGTCGTCGTCCTCGCGGGGACCGGAATCGGCTTCGTCGGCACGCTGTTCGGCGACTCGAACGTGGCCGCGCCCTCGGACGGCCCGACCCAGCAGTCGGCTGGCGGCGGGCTGGACGTCGTGACGTCGCCGTCGTCGACGCCGGAGCCACCCGGGGGCACGACGTCCCAGTCGACGACCGACGGGAGCGACCCTCCGACCGACGACCCCACCGACCCCTCGGCCGACGACCCGACCGGGACGAACGCGAGGACGACCACGCCGATGCCCGACGACCCGGTGACGCTGACGGTCGACGCCGTCGTCGCCGACCCGGTCTCCGTCCAGTCCGCCATGGGTACCGTCGGTCGGGTCGACGGCAGCCTCGACGGCGACCTCCGCTGGACCGGGAGCGTCGACACCGTCACGGTCGAGGTGCATACGTGGAGCGAAGCCGACGGCTGGGCACTCGCCCGTGCGCGAACCGTCGCGGCCGACAGCTCCACGCTCACCCTCGCGGAGGCCTTCGGGACGACCGACCTCGTCTACCTCGACGCCACGCGGTCTGCGGTGTACGACAACTCCCTCGACGGGACCGAAGCGACGCACACCTCGTTCGTCTCGGTTCGAGCCGTCGCCTCCCGCGGCGACACCGCGGTCGCACAGGCCCAACAGACCGTCTCGTACCGGCTCGTCGTCGAGAACACCCGGCGGTCGACGGGTGGCGGTGGGGACCCGACGCCGCCGACCCCCACGCCGTCCACGTCGACGCCGACCACGACGCCATCAACGTCGACGCCATCGACGCCGACCGCGACTCCCACGGCCACCCCGTCCGAGCCGCCCGCGGTGCGTCTGACGCTGGTCTCCGGGGCACCGACCGACCTCTTCACCGGCGACGGTCTCGCGCCCGGCGCGCAGCGACGGTCGAGCATCGTCGTCCGAAACGACGGCAGCGACGCCGGGGTCCTCTCCCTGTCGAACCTGTCGGTCCGAAGCGACGAGAACGGACGGACGGACCCCGAGCGGGCGGTCGACATCACGGGCGACGACCCCGGCGTGGGCGAAGGTGAACTCGCCGACGCGGCCACGGTTCGGGTCTACGCCGTCCGCGACTCGGGCCAGCGGCTCTTCGCCGTCGGCGACGTGGCCACCTTCGTCCCCGCCTCGTCGCTTGACGGCGTGGCCGAACTCGACTTCGGGAGTGTCGGTGCCGGTGAGACCGTCGAGATCCGCGTCGAATACCGGATCGACACGAGCGTCGGCAACGAGATCCAGACGGACTCGGTCGAGGCCGACTTCGAGATACGGCTCAGACAGGCGACGCCGTCGCTGGCGGACGCGCTCTTCTCGTAA
- a CDS encoding short-chain fatty acid transporter: MANIVRRMAEGSSKLVERYLPEAFLFAVLLTFVAYGLAFAFVEPAGSAVAHAEAILTTGWYGGFWNLLSFAMQMTLILMTGYALAQTDVVDALLARLARIPSSERSAAALVPVVAAVASFVHWGLGLVVGGLFARKVAQEVRGIDFPVIVAGAYAGFVVWHGGLAGSIPLTLNSTGDAGNFLLANGTLEATIGTAATIFTPMNLVLFAVIAFVFLPGLFALMYPEDDDKKTPIDPETVATDGGETVSGATVHAADDMTLADRIEHSTPLAVGTGLVGIAAVGLYFANGVANGVMPWNNLNLNIVNFGFLFLGLTLHGSAAAYIDVMKEAVENVWGIIIQFPFYAGIMGIMAYAPEGSTSLATQIAQGMVQVSPEGALPAIAFLTAGIVNVFVPSGGGEWAVIGETLVTAAEASGTSIPRVAMAAAWGDAWTNMIQPFWAIPLLAISGLSVRDIMGYCVMVLLGTGAIILVGVTVLPM, translated from the coding sequence ATGGCAAACATCGTCCGTCGGATGGCAGAGGGGAGTTCGAAGCTCGTCGAACGCTACTTGCCGGAGGCCTTCCTATTCGCGGTGCTCTTGACGTTCGTCGCCTACGGACTGGCGTTCGCCTTCGTCGAACCGGCTGGAAGTGCGGTCGCCCACGCCGAGGCGATTCTCACGACCGGCTGGTACGGTGGCTTCTGGAATCTGCTCTCCTTTGCGATGCAGATGACGCTCATCCTGATGACCGGCTACGCGCTGGCGCAGACCGACGTCGTCGACGCGCTGCTGGCACGGCTCGCCCGCATTCCGTCGAGTGAGCGGAGTGCGGCCGCGCTCGTCCCCGTCGTCGCCGCCGTCGCCTCCTTCGTCCACTGGGGACTCGGTCTCGTCGTCGGCGGTCTGTTCGCCCGGAAGGTCGCCCAGGAGGTGCGGGGCATCGACTTCCCGGTCATCGTCGCCGGCGCGTACGCCGGCTTCGTCGTCTGGCACGGCGGGCTTGCCGGGTCGATTCCGCTGACGCTCAACTCCACGGGCGACGCCGGCAACTTCCTGCTTGCCAACGGGACGCTCGAAGCGACCATCGGGACGGCCGCGACGATCTTCACGCCGATGAACCTCGTGCTCTTCGCGGTCATCGCGTTCGTCTTCCTGCCGGGACTGTTCGCGCTGATGTACCCCGAGGACGACGACAAGAAGACGCCCATCGACCCCGAGACGGTCGCCACCGACGGCGGTGAGACGGTCTCGGGCGCGACGGTCCACGCGGCCGACGACATGACGCTCGCCGACCGCATCGAACACTCGACACCGCTCGCCGTCGGGACCGGGCTCGTCGGCATCGCCGCGGTCGGTCTCTACTTCGCAAACGGCGTCGCCAACGGCGTCATGCCGTGGAACAACCTCAACCTCAATATCGTCAACTTCGGCTTCCTCTTTCTCGGCCTGACGCTCCACGGGTCGGCCGCGGCCTACATCGACGTGATGAAAGAGGCCGTCGAGAACGTCTGGGGCATCATCATCCAGTTCCCCTTCTACGCGGGCATCATGGGCATCATGGCCTACGCCCCGGAGGGCTCGACCAGTCTCGCGACGCAGATCGCCCAGGGCATGGTGCAGGTCTCGCCGGAGGGCGCGCTCCCCGCCATCGCCTTCCTCACGGCAGGCATCGTCAACGTCTTCGTCCCCAGCGGCGGGGGCGAGTGGGCCGTCATCGGTGAGACGCTCGTCACGGCGGCCGAAGCCAGCGGGACGAGTATCCCGCGGGTCGCGATGGCCGCCGCGTGGGGTGACGCCTGGACGAACATGATTCAGCCCTTCTGGGCGATTCCGCTGCTCGCCATCAGCGGCCTCTCCGTCCGCGACATCATGGGCTACTGCGTGATGGTGCTGCTCGGCACTGGCGCGATTATCCTCGTCGGCGTGACGGTCCTCCCGATGTAG
- a CDS encoding DoxX family protein: MADDSTETDRASGSTVASLGRVLFGLGLALQASEDFRDMEDNVEYAESAGVPLPELAAPLGSGTMLLGGLGVALWRFPRLATGAVVTFLAIVTPTMHDFWNEEDASGERLAFFGNLTMFGAALAFFRKAYR, translated from the coding sequence ATGGCAGACGATTCCACGGAGACGGACAGAGCGTCCGGTTCGACCGTCGCATCGCTCGGCCGCGTCCTGTTCGGTCTCGGTCTCGCCCTGCAAGCCTCGGAAGACTTCCGCGACATGGAAGACAACGTCGAGTACGCCGAATCCGCAGGCGTCCCGCTGCCCGAGTTGGCGGCCCCGCTCGGGTCGGGGACGATGCTTCTCGGCGGTCTCGGCGTCGCGCTGTGGCGGTTCCCGCGGCTCGCAACGGGCGCAGTCGTCACGTTTCTCGCGATCGTGACGCCGACGATGCACGACTTCTGGAACGAGGAGGACGCGAGCGGCGAACGGCTGGCCTTCTTCGGCAACCTCACGATGTTCGGGGCCGCGCTGGCGTTCTTCCGGAAGGCGTACCGCTGA
- a CDS encoding TetR/AcrR family transcriptional regulator translates to MSDPAVSADEEVVHAVRRALAKHGYARLTTKNVAAESDKSEAGLYYHYDSKDEMVAAFLAWSTGWLAAELDDLDATDPESRLREACDRLFVTTDDEERRGVNVAVMELLSHAPHNETLREPLVELERHVVDTLTDIVTDGVEQGVFRDVDPRATAAFLVAATDGSTGFYLALGLDEFEPLLRDGLSAYIDSLLVDDA, encoded by the coding sequence ATGAGTGACCCCGCCGTGTCGGCCGACGAGGAGGTCGTCCACGCCGTCCGACGCGCGCTCGCCAAACACGGCTACGCGCGGTTGACGACGAAGAACGTCGCCGCCGAGAGCGACAAGAGCGAGGCGGGACTGTACTACCACTACGACTCGAAAGACGAGATGGTGGCCGCCTTCCTGGCGTGGTCGACCGGCTGGCTCGCCGCCGAACTCGACGACCTCGACGCGACGGACCCCGAGAGCCGACTCCGCGAGGCCTGCGACCGGCTGTTCGTCACCACCGACGACGAGGAACGCCGCGGCGTCAACGTCGCCGTCATGGAGCTGCTCTCGCACGCTCCGCACAACGAGACGCTCCGCGAGCCGCTCGTCGAACTCGAACGCCACGTCGTCGACACGCTGACCGACATCGTCACCGACGGCGTCGAACAGGGCGTCTTCCGCGACGTCGACCCCCGAGCCACCGCTGCCTTCCTCGTCGCCGCCACCGACGGCTCGACCGGCTTCTATCTCGCCCTCGGTCTCGACGAGTTCGAGCCGCTGCTCCGCGACGGTCTCTCGGCGTACATCGACTCGCTGCTCGTCGACGACGCCTAA
- a CDS encoding SHOCT domain-containing protein, whose translation MATTTNTTQLVVIALAALAVLVFLPTLFMGGGMMGYGGGMMGPMYGTDAPGWMLFVGALGQLLMLALLVGLGYLGYKALTNTGGRADTAMEELRAAYARGDIDDDEFDRRKERLQDET comes from the coding sequence ATGGCTACGACGACAAACACTACCCAACTGGTCGTGATCGCACTGGCCGCACTAGCCGTGCTCGTCTTCCTGCCCACGCTGTTCATGGGTGGCGGGATGATGGGCTACGGTGGCGGGATGATGGGACCGATGTACGGCACGGACGCACCCGGCTGGATGCTCTTCGTCGGCGCGCTCGGCCAACTGCTGATGCTCGCGCTCCTCGTCGGTCTCGGCTATCTCGGCTACAAGGCACTGACGAACACCGGTGGACGGGCCGACACCGCGATGGAGGAACTCCGCGCCGCGTACGCCCGCGGTGACATCGACGACGACGAGTTCGACCGTCGGAAGGAACGGTTACAGGACGAGACGTGA
- a CDS encoding SLC13 family permease yields MLVVFAVILLALVLFATEWLPIDVTAILLMVLLMVLEPWTQISPREGISGFASPATITVLAMLILSTGINRTGIVQKIGQKMAAYAGSDQRKQLAATIGITGPISGFINNTPVVAILVPVIADLAHEGKTSPSKLLMPLSFASMIGGTLTLIGTSTNILASDIAAQLGEQSPELDLQAFGMFEFTQLGIVVFAVGSLYLMTIGVRLLPERVPVEDDLVEEYALQEYLADVVVPASSSLIGQTVGEALGDEELDIDVLQLIRYGERFDEPLARKEIHENDTLRVRTNRETLERIMDAEGLTLLGGPQSEEDLHEDDEEPVLVEVVIPSGSFLVGETLSSSTFRQRYDANVLAFRSRGAVVRDRFEDIRIRVGDTLLVQAPPDSLTRLVQNEDFIVAHEFDDVNYRDEKIPFAVAIIAGVVALPALNVLPIVVSALAGVVAMIFTGVLKPNELYKSVEWNVIFLLAGVIPLGTALQQTGAAALLGDAVASTATFLPVIGVLWVFYIATGLLTSVISNNASVVLMIPVAASAAQSVGASAFAFVLAVTFAASTAFMTPVGYQTNLFVYGPGGYTFSDFLRVGAPLQLLLSVVTVLGIAFFWGLRV; encoded by the coding sequence ATGCTCGTCGTCTTCGCAGTCATCCTCCTCGCGCTCGTCCTGTTTGCCACCGAGTGGCTCCCTATCGACGTGACGGCGATTCTGCTGATGGTCCTGCTGATGGTCCTCGAACCGTGGACACAGATTTCACCACGAGAGGGTATCTCGGGGTTCGCCAGCCCCGCGACGATAACCGTCCTCGCGATGCTCATCCTCAGTACGGGCATCAACCGGACCGGTATCGTCCAGAAAATCGGCCAGAAGATGGCCGCGTACGCCGGCTCCGACCAGCGGAAGCAACTCGCGGCGACCATCGGTATCACCGGGCCCATCTCCGGCTTCATCAACAACACGCCCGTCGTCGCGATTCTCGTCCCGGTCATCGCCGACCTCGCCCACGAGGGGAAGACGTCGCCGTCGAAGCTCCTCATGCCGCTGTCGTTCGCCTCGATGATCGGCGGGACGCTCACGCTCATCGGCACGTCGACCAACATCCTCGCGAGCGACATCGCCGCGCAGCTCGGCGAACAGTCACCCGAGCTCGACCTGCAGGCGTTCGGTATGTTCGAGTTCACCCAGCTCGGCATCGTCGTCTTCGCCGTCGGGTCGCTGTACCTCATGACGATTGGCGTGCGGCTGCTCCCCGAACGGGTGCCCGTCGAGGACGACCTCGTCGAGGAGTACGCTCTCCAAGAGTATCTCGCAGACGTCGTGGTTCCGGCGAGTTCGTCGCTGATCGGCCAGACGGTCGGCGAGGCGTTGGGTGACGAAGAGCTGGACATCGACGTGCTCCAACTGATCCGGTACGGCGAGCGGTTCGACGAACCGCTGGCTCGCAAGGAGATTCACGAGAACGACACGCTCCGTGTACGGACGAACCGCGAGACGCTCGAACGGATCATGGACGCGGAGGGACTCACGCTCCTCGGCGGCCCCCAGAGTGAGGAGGACCTCCACGAGGACGACGAGGAGCCGGTGCTCGTCGAGGTCGTCATCCCGTCGGGGTCGTTCCTCGTCGGCGAGACGCTCTCCAGTTCGACCTTTCGGCAGCGCTACGACGCGAACGTCCTCGCGTTCCGGTCACGCGGCGCGGTCGTCCGCGACCGGTTCGAGGACATCCGGATCCGCGTCGGCGACACCCTCCTCGTCCAGGCACCGCCCGACAGCCTCACCCGCCTCGTCCAGAACGAGGACTTCATCGTCGCCCACGAGTTCGACGACGTGAACTACCGCGACGAGAAGATTCCCTTCGCCGTCGCCATCATCGCCGGCGTCGTCGCGCTCCCGGCACTGAACGTCCTCCCCATCGTCGTCTCGGCGCTCGCCGGTGTGGTCGCGATGATCTTCACCGGCGTGCTCAAACCGAACGAACTCTACAAGTCCGTCGAGTGGAACGTCATCTTCCTCCTGGCGGGCGTCATCCCCCTCGGGACGGCCCTCCAACAGACGGGGGCCGCCGCGCTTCTCGGGGACGCTGTCGCCTCGACGGCGACGTTCCTCCCGGTCATCGGGGTTCTGTGGGTGTTCTACATCGCGACCGGGCTCTTGACCAGCGTCATCAGCAACAACGCGAGTGTGGTGTTGATGATCCCCGTCGCCGCGAGTGCCGCACAGTCGGTCGGCGCGAGTGCCTTCGCCTTCGTCCTCGCAGTGACGTTCGCGGCCTCGACGGCGTTCATGACGCCCGTGGGCTATCAGACGAACCTCTTCGTCTACGGCCCCGGCGGCTACACCTTCTCGGACTTCCTCCGCGTCGGTGCCCCGCTACAGCTGCTCCTGTCGGTGGTGACCGTGCTGGGCATCGCGTTCTTCTGGGGCCTTCGAGTGTGA
- a CDS encoding DUF7539 family protein: protein MAEFPDERHLVVRARSHMAEWTNRARTAAYAELFEGDETLLTEEEVRLLDSLDSELERRGGDGVWGTDQYGIHTAGTSSSDISLGVVCVYHPQITKDSVLRGFDELDDETEERLNAALWRYSERVATLIEEDLGEFVRHTQT, encoded by the coding sequence ATGGCAGAGTTTCCAGACGAGCGACACCTCGTGGTACGTGCGAGATCACACATGGCCGAGTGGACGAATCGTGCCCGGACGGCGGCATACGCCGAACTCTTCGAGGGTGACGAGACGCTCCTCACCGAGGAAGAAGTTCGTCTCCTCGACAGCCTCGATTCTGAACTCGAGCGACGTGGGGGTGATGGTGTCTGGGGCACTGACCAGTACGGAATCCACACGGCCGGAACCTCCAGTTCAGATATCTCCCTCGGAGTTGTCTGTGTGTACCACCCTCAGATCACCAAAGACTCCGTCCTTCGTGGCTTCGACGAACTCGACGACGAGACCGAAGAACGACTCAACGCAGCACTCTGGAGATACAGCGAGCGCGTCGCGACACTCATCGAAGAGGACCTCGGTGAGTTCGTCCGTCACACACAGACGTAG
- a CDS encoding TrmB family transcriptional regulator — MSQHGEQDDAMLREELGDFGFSDKEIDVYLALLSLGEATTSTISEEADVSQQAVYTITDRLEDRGLVRVNDHASPKTIRAVPPEESMAALSSRIDSITPVLKTRFNDTKPQTPELKMVKSHETALKRLREAISQAQREVIVAIPERIYPEIEQELQAARERDVLVFLLVQDVEDFEEAEERFSGVADVVRCWSENILFMFATDTQSTNPSVHQSALVGDALLLSGTHDVGDGVAVSEKHLAGSIHGMFFSAYWPAGTEVFVTDPDPLPETYDWFRQAVFQARLHLNAGADLLADVETKEGEIVSGKVSQVRQALVDPATNEYTLQTSLFLETDEGEVSVGGQSAILEDYEASSVTLRVE, encoded by the coding sequence ATGTCTCAGCACGGTGAGCAAGACGACGCGATGCTCAGAGAGGAGCTGGGCGACTTCGGATTCTCGGACAAAGAAATCGACGTCTATCTCGCATTGTTGTCTTTAGGCGAGGCGACGACGAGTACGATTTCGGAAGAGGCCGACGTCTCACAACAGGCGGTCTACACCATCACTGATCGACTCGAAGACCGGGGCTTGGTCCGTGTCAACGACCACGCTTCGCCGAAAACGATTCGTGCAGTCCCTCCAGAAGAGTCGATGGCTGCGTTGTCGAGTCGAATTGACTCGATTACACCCGTTCTGAAAACCCGATTCAACGACACGAAGCCACAGACGCCTGAGCTCAAGATGGTGAAATCTCACGAGACGGCTCTCAAACGGCTTCGAGAGGCCATCTCACAAGCGCAACGAGAGGTCATCGTTGCGATTCCAGAACGCATCTATCCAGAGATCGAACAAGAGCTTCAGGCTGCGAGAGAACGAGACGTGCTTGTGTTTCTGTTAGTACAAGACGTTGAGGACTTCGAGGAAGCAGAAGAGCGGTTCAGCGGTGTTGCGGACGTCGTTCGCTGTTGGAGCGAGAATATCTTGTTCATGTTCGCGACGGACACGCAGTCGACGAATCCGTCGGTCCACCAATCGGCCTTGGTGGGTGACGCTCTCTTGCTATCCGGAACGCACGACGTTGGCGACGGTGTCGCAGTCTCTGAGAAACACCTCGCAGGTTCGATTCACGGGATGTTCTTCAGCGCTTACTGGCCAGCCGGGACCGAAGTGTTCGTCACCGACCCGGACCCGCTCCCGGAAACGTACGACTGGTTCCGCCAAGCTGTCTTCCAGGCCAGGCTCCATTTGAATGCGGGAGCGGATCTCTTGGCAGACGTCGAAACGAAGGAGGGAGAGATAGTTTCTGGAAAGGTAAGCCAAGTTCGTCAGGCACTCGTCGACCCAGCAACGAATGAATATACGTTGCAGACGAGTCTGTTCCTTGAGACAGACGAAGGAGAAGTGAGTGTCGGAGGGCAGAGTGCGATCCTGGAAGACTACGAAGCAAGTTCTGTTACGCTCCGAGTCGAATAA